A stretch of the Numenius arquata unplaced genomic scaffold, bNumArq3.hap1.1 HAP1_SCAFFOLD_40, whole genome shotgun sequence genome encodes the following:
- the LOC141478363 gene encoding elongin-A-like, giving the protein MGRGQKAVLCLVSEDLELWKERVWDVARWLGLLEVFRNIPHMSFDDTAREPEQTFSLNRGPTGELEYPTKYDADPRAWGGVGGCSSRAQAPHSIQLLETPLGNAVTEPDADFEANFQAAWQKLERLCQEALRENKQAEKEKSRDSERGKVEKTKLSLETSQRKRKYTDASKKSTGFSSILGEDEEEEDFKPPTMSFEEYLTYDQPQKKKKKRAVKASVSAGEEEQRHSAHLLCHPSVDSSCSSRQSPSRKRSNEKRAEQEPPEAPKPKRILLDVDIKLPEIPLPPLQASCSPLPAAESVPCSQKKRRAVYSAAEEIEGGFTGRRLYSKTPVFSGLKTARVPRTPSQLCVPVVTNSIDSICEAGGVPGLEPALDRCTVREQLCGAEERHHVLIEDTERLWRNRCLRDFKNEEPKESESWREMYLRLQEAREQRLLKLAQKIGSAQANKGQAAKTMLLASPPKAPRDVRRRQEMFGTGGALVPEKSKTKPVLCASTESHPRVSEKSCDGPSTSSARSVPSSASTFSSWDPRKPPAKKIAPLMAQSVKDFKKRCSQR; this is encoded by the exons AGGAAAGGGTGTGGGATGTGGCCCGGTGGCTGGGGTTGTTGGAAGT gttCAGGAACATTCCTCACATGTCCTTTGATGACACGGCCAGGGAACCGGAGCAGACGTTCAGCCTGAACCGGGGTCCGACGGGGGAGCTGGAGTACCCCACCAAGTACGATGCCGACCCACGGGCCTGGGGGGGTGTAGGGGGCTGCTCCTCCCGAGCGCAGGCGCCGCACTCCATCCAGCTGCTG gagacgCCTCTTGGGAACGCTGTGACCGAGCCGGACGCAGACTTTGAGGCGAATTTCCAGGCTGCGTGGCAGAAGCTGGAGCGGCTGTGCCAAGAGGCACTGAG agaaaacaaacaagctgagaaggaaaaaagtcggGACTCCGAAAGAGGCAAAGTGGAAAAGACCAAGCTGAGCCTGGAGACGTCACAGAGGAAGCGCAAATACACCGACGCGTCCAAAAAATCGACAGGCTTTTCCTCCATTCtgggggaggatgaagaggaagaggactttAAACCCCCCACCATGTCCTTTGAGGAGTACCTCACCTATGAccagccccagaaaaagaaaaagaagcgagCGGTCAAAGCCTCTGTgtcggctggggaggaagagcaacgGCACAGCGCCCAtttgctgtgccaccccagcgtcgacagctcctgctccagtcgCCAAAGCCCCAGCCGCAAGCGCAGCAATgagaaaagggcagagcaggagccaccagaggctcctaaaccaaagagg ATACTTCTCGATGTGGACATAAAGCTCCCGGAGATCCCCCTGCCGCCGctccaggccagctgcagccctcttcctgctgctgagtccgttccctgctcccagaagaaaaggagag CGGTttactcagcagctgaagagatcGAAGGGGGCTTCACAGGCCGCCGGCTGTATTCAAAGACGCCCGTGTTTTCAGGCCTTAAAACTGCCCGAGTCCCAAGGACTCCTTCTCAGCTGTGTGTCCCAGTCGTCACCAACAGCATTGACT CGATCTGTGAAGCGGGTggtgtccctgggctggagccagcgTTGGACAGATGCACTGTCCGAGAGCAGCTTTGTGGCGCCGAGGAACGTCACCAT GTCCTCATTGAAGATACAGAACGGCTCTGGCGCAACCGATGTCTCCGAGACTTTAAGAACGAGGAGCCCAAAGAGTCCGAGTCCTGGCGGGAGATGTACCTCCGCCTCCAGGAGGCACGGGAGCAGCGGCTGCTCAAGTTAGCCCAGAAGATCGGCTCAGCTCAGGCCAACAAAG GTCAAGCAGCCAAAACCATGCTTCTGGCCTCCCCGCCAAAGGCCCCTCGGGACGTACGACGGAGACAGGAGATGtttgggactggaggagctcttgtgccagagaagagcaa aacaaaaccagtcctgTGCGCATCCACCGAAAGCCACCCTCGTGTGAGCGAGAAGTCCTGTGatgggcccagcaccagcagtgcccgctctgtcccatcctcagccagcaccttctcctcctgggaCCCCAGGAAACCACCAGCGAAGA aaattgCACCCTTGATGGCACAGTCTgtcaaagacttcaaaaagagGTGCTCTCAGAGAtaa